In Leptolyngbya sp. 'hensonii', the genomic window TCAGCGCTTCTAGAAACAAGCCATAAGTCAGGCCAATTTTTAAACTATTGAGCATCGTCAATAGGAAAGGAGAGCGGCCCTCCTTAAGGTTTGCGTAAATTATTCGATTGCATATTTCGACCCCGACAACCAGGATCAACGCCACCACGATATCCCATCGGGCTGCTTGTCCTGTAGAGGTGGGGATAGCAGACCCTAAGAAAAAGCCAAACAGCAAATTCAGTCCTAACAC contains:
- a CDS encoding DUF565 domain-containing protein, which translates into the protein MQNTRLNNLMETITSRIEQILQNPWRRLAVLGLNLLFGFFLGSAIPTSTGQAARWDIVVALILVVGVEICNRIIYANLKEGRSPFLLTMLNSLKIGLTYGLFLEALKLAS